From Daucus carota subsp. sativus chromosome 6, DH1 v3.0, whole genome shotgun sequence, the proteins below share one genomic window:
- the LOC108227744 gene encoding D-ribulose kinase isoform X4 yields MRVVGSKAPKDVNLVDGKRLYLGMDFGTSGARYTLIDKDGIIRAEQKREYPKYMSKDVIDWVHSWKLTLFQLLEDIPNEFRALIASISIDGTSSTTMIIDSTTGEPLCRPFLYNESCPDAVSIVTSIAPVNHTVCSSTSTLCKLVSWWNSYGSSKDSAVLLHQADWLLWLLHGKLGVSDYNNALKVGYDPELESYPPWLLSQAYSYVLPSVQAPGTFIGLVKEDVRTRFGLPKDCAICTGTTDSIAAFLAARATQTGKSVTSLGSTLAIKLLSTNRIDDARYGVYSHRLDDKWLVGGASNTGGAVLKQIFTDEQLKNLSEQIDPMKVSPLDYYPLQTVGERFPVADPKLAPRLTPRPKSDVDYLHGILESIARIEGEGYKLLTDLGATPVEEVLTAGGGAQNETWTRIRERILGLPVSRAQQTEAAYGAALLALKGVE; encoded by the exons GTATACCTTGATTGACAAGGATGGGATTATACGCGCGGAACAGAAGCGGGAGTACCCAAAGTACATG AGCAAGGACGTCATAGATTGGGTTCATTCATGGAAATTGACACTTTTTCAACTTCTTGAAGACATTCCAAACGAATTTCGAGCACTTATTGCTTCGATTTCCATTGATGGAACTTCTTCAACGACTATGATTATAGACAG CACAACCGGAGAACCATTATGTAGGCCTTTCTTATATAATGAAAGTTGTCCGGATGCAGTGTCTATAGTTACATCTATTGCTCCTGTAAACCACACAGTTTGTTCCAGTACTTCTACCCTGTGCAAGCTTGTATCATGGTGGAACTCTTATGGATCGAGTAAAGATTCTGCAGTTCTCTTACATCAAGCAGATTGGTTATTGTGGCTTCTTCATGGCAAGCTTGGAGTGTCTGATTACAATAATGCTTTGAAG GTTGGTTATGACCCTGAGCTTGAATCGTATCCACCATGGCTGCTCTCTCAGGCATATTCATATGTTTTACCTTCTGTCCAAGCTCCAGGAACTTTCATTGGTTTGGTTAAAGAAGATGTTAGAACAAGATTTG GCTTACCAAAGGATTGTGCTATCTGCACTGGTACTACTGACAGCATTGCTGCATTTCTTGCTGCACGTGCTACTCAAACAGGAAAATCT GTAACATCTCTGGGCTCAACACTTGCTATCAAACTCCTAAGCACTAATAGAATAGACGATGCACGGTATGGGGTATATAGCCATCGGCTTGATGATAAATGGCTTGTCGGAGGTGCTTCAAATACAGGAGGAGCAGTCCTCAAGCAAATATTTACCGACGAGCAGCTGAAGAATCTAAGCGAGCAGATTGATCCGATGAAAGTTTCCCCATTAGACTACTACCCTCTCCAAACAGTGGGAGAAAGATTTCCTGTAGCAGACCCAAAGTTAGCACCCAG GTTAACTCCCCGCCCAAAAAGTGATGTGGACTACTTGCATGGAATTTTAGAATCTATTGCACGCATAGAG GGAGAGGGTTATAAATTGTTGACGGATTTAGGGGCAACCCCAGTTGAAGAAGTGTTGACAGCAGGGGGTGGTGCACAAAATGAAACATGGACAAGAATAAGGGAGCGAATACTAGGTCTGCCAGTGAGTCGAGCACAACAAACAGAGGCTGCATATGGAGCTGCACTCTTGGCATTAAAAGGTGTAGAATAA
- the LOC108227745 gene encoding uncharacterized protein LOC108227745, whose protein sequence is MDVEVDHYVVLGLPSGEEGSKLSNEDIKKAYRSKALELHPDKRPDDPNAHDNFQKLKTSYELLKDQKARLVFDDLLRVKRERVMRQSQQSSKRRKMMSDLDERERAAFANDSRGKERDEEERIAKKLREEIARIRAMHSNKGVTTGTGKPKESSGSGAQSGGLDKEKVLKVSWDRIGGEDYSAQRLGDLFREFGEVEDVVIRTANKKKGSAFVVMASKDAVATATRSVLGDLRNPLLVLPLQPAVAPTFTSAQEPVESRTPEMSHLVGAGFQAFEDSVLAKLRKAAERQK, encoded by the exons ATGGATGTGGAGGTAGATCATTATGTGGTTTTGGGGTTACCCAGCGGTGAAGAGGGTTCTAAATTATCAAATGAAGATATTAAAAAAGCTTATCGATCCAAAGCCCTAGAATTGCATCCTGATAAGAGACCTGATGATCCCAATGCTCATGATAATTTCCAGAAGCTCAAAACTTCTTATGAGCTTCTCAAGGACCAAAAGGCTAGACTTGTTTTCGATGATTTGCTTCGTGTTAAACGTGAAAGGGTTATGCGTCAATCGCAACAGAGTTCCAAGCGCCGTAAGATGATGTCTGATCTTGATGAAAGGGAGAGGGCAGCTTTTGCCAATGACTCTAGGGGGAAGGAGCGTGATGAGGAGGAAAGAATTGCCAAGAAACTGAGGGAGGAGATTGCCAGAATACGTGCTATGCATTCTAATAAGGGAGTAACGACTGGGACTGGAAAACCGAAAGAGAGTAGTGGTTCTGGTGCTCAGAGTGGTGGTTTGGATAAGGAGAAGGTGCTTAAGGTGTCTTGGGATAGAATTGGTGGGGAGGATTATAGTGCTCAAAGGTTAGGAGATTTGTTTCGGGAGTTTGGTGAGGTTGAAGACGTGGTCATTAGAACTGCGAATAAAAAGAAAGGATCGGCTTTTGTGGTAATGGCTTCAAAAGATGCTGTT GCTACTGCAACCAGGAGTGTCCTTGGGGATCTTAGAAATCCTCTTTTGGTATTGCCTCTTCAGCCAGCTGTAGCTCCCACTTTCACAAGTGCTCAGGAGCCGGTGGAATCTAGAACTCCAGAGATGAGTCATCTTGTTGGTGCTGGATTCCAGGCATTTGAAGATTCAGTGTTGGCGAAACTGCGAAAG GCTGCGGAACGACAAAAATGA
- the LOC108224424 gene encoding uncharacterized protein LOC108224424 — MGALSLSSSSSLLRHFLPPKPPSLPPNLLFKQSHPPSFSSTPLHTLFRSLSSSSQTNCQAPIASLTLETPENVVIKDDSELNSKETQVVEAAKEAVGEVDWDSSEKYQELVANLPSLSTKEKKELASYAHSLGKKLKSQQVGKGGVTDAVATALVETLEANELLKVKIHSNSPSELDDAVKQLEGATGSVAVGRIGRTVILYRPSLTKLKAEEKKLQARRVFVRRQQAYRSSLQNKAQAFGKSRAEAAGQSGARRGRSRASPSL; from the exons ATGGGTGCGTTATCTctatcttcatcttcttccctGCTCCGCCATTTTCTTCCACCTAAACCTCCATCTCTTCCTCCCAATCTCTTATTCAAACAATCCCATCCCCCTTCTTTTTCCTCAACTCCTCTCCACACTTTATTCCGTTCCCTATCTTCTTCATCCCAAACTAATTGTCAAGCACCTATTGCTTCACTCACCTTAGAAACCCCCGAAAATGTAGTTATCAAAGATGATTCAGAATTGAATTCTAAGGAGACCCAGGTTGTCGAAGCTGCGAAAGAGGCAGTGGGTGAAGTGGACTGGGATTCTTCGGAAAAATATCAAGAATTGGTGGCTAATTTGCCTAGTCTTTCTACCAAAGAGAAGAAGGAATTGGCTTCTTATGCACATAGTTTGGGGAAAAAACTCAAGTCTCAGCAAGTGGGAAAGGGTGGGGTTACTGATGCTGTTGCTACTGCTTTGGTTGAAACATTGGAAGCTAATGAGCTTCTTaag GTTAAAATACATAGCAACTCTCCGTCAGAACTGGATGATGCTGTAAAGCAACTGGAAGGAGCAACTGGCTCTGTTGCAGTTGGTCGAATCGGTCGGACTGTGATTCTCTACAGGCCTAGCTTAACAAAGTTGAAGGCGGAGGAGAAAAAGCTTCAAGCTCGGAGAGTTTTCGTGCGAAGACAGCAGGCATATAGATCCTCATTGCAG aacaaaGCACAAGCCTTTGGGAAATCTAGAGCAGAAGCTGCAGGACAATCTGGTGCACGCCGAGGAAGGAGTCGTGCCTCACCATCTTTATAA
- the LOC135147174 gene encoding ankyrin repeat-containing protein BDA1-like, which yields MDERLNEVARTGTIDELYRMIREDPSLLEPADELQFIDTPLHIAAQVGNTHFVLEMMRLKPSLSRKLNPDGFSPIHLAVESNNDNLVIRMINIDRNLVRVQGKEYCTPLHCVAKKGNVKLVVEFLLACPESILDVNVRNETALHMAVLHNKIHTVKVLLEWSKLLDSEFLLGWTDEQGNTILHIAASTNDIQMIKMLIPMVDMDAVNLGGKRALDIFQAETLTLLQKDKKLKIIHWLFRKRSHYNATLYCDTNNNCSVAESLKRGFPWYKRWILANHRHMSQVNKDGILVVAVLIATTAYQAIVALPTVFDNKLIASASHYYFLVFQFFNTAAFVASMSLIYILLPPGISYMLQLIIPIVVCFFVGIYLTNLQTGLYMFSLILFIWQLLRFGRLDRNGRRERHFLLKHCTSFRKELEKKGYKYQL from the exons ATGGATGAGAGATTGAATGAGGTTGCTAGGACTGGTACTATTGATGAATTATATCGTATGATTCGAGAGGATCCATCTCTGCTAGAGCCTGCAGATGAATTACAATTCATTGACACTCCATTGCATATAGCTGCACAGGTAGGGAACACTCATTTTGTACTTGAAATGATGAGGCTTAAACCATCTTTGTCGCGAAAGCTGAATCCAGACGGGTTTAGCCCTATCCACCTTGCTGTGGAAAGTAATAATGATAATCTTGTGATTCGTATGATAAACATAGACAGGAACCTAGTTAGAGTGCAAGGAAAAGAATACTGTACTCCCCTGCATTGTGTAGCTAAGAAAGGAAATGTTAAGCTTGTGGTTGAATTCTTGTTGGCTTGTCCGGAATCAATTCTGGATGTAAACGTCAGGAACGAGACAGCTCTGCATATGGCGGTTCTGCACAATAAAATTCACACTGTTAAGGTCTTGTTAGAATGGTCAAAATTGCTTGATTCTGAGTTTCTTTTGGGGTGGACTGATGAGCAAGGCAATACTATCCTCCATATTGCAGCCTCGACGAATGACATTCAA ATGATAAAGATGTTGATTCCAATGGTAGACATGGACGCGGTGAATTTAGGTGGCAAGAGAGCTCTTGATATATTTCAGGCTGAAACCTTAACTTTGTTACAGAAGGATAAGAAACTGAAAATAATACACTGGTTGTTCAGGAAAAGGTCACATTACAATGCAACACTTTATTGTGATACCAACAATAATTGTTCAGTGGCAGAGTCATTGAAAAGAGGATTTCCATGGTACAAAAGATGGATATTAGCAAACCACCGGCATATGTCCCAAGTAAATAAAGACGGGATACTAGTCGTTGCAGTGCTTATAGCAACAACTGCATATCAAGCTATAGTCGCCCTCCCCACGGTGTTTGACAATAAATTGATAGCTTCGGCCTCACATTATTATTTCCTCGTCTTCCAGTTTTTCAATACTGCAGCATTTGTTGCCTCTATGTCCTTGATTTACATACTACTGCCTCCTGGCATTTCTTATATGCTACAACTGATTATTCCCATTGTTGTATGCTTCTTTGTTGGGATCTATCTCACTAATCTTCAGACAGGGCTCTATATGTTCTCGCTCATCTTATTTATTTGGCAATTATTGAGATTTGGCAGATTGGATAGGAATGGCAGAAGAGAGAGACACTTTTTACTGAAACACTGCACAAGCTTTCGAAAGGAACTAGAGAAGAAAGGGTATAAATATCAGCTCTAG
- the LOC135147175 gene encoding ankyrin repeat-containing protein BDA1-like, whose protein sequence is MAFHLFRSEITMKAITKSIHKLNKVAEAGDIEELYHSIREEPYILENIDKIPFIDTPLHIAAKAGHIPFTVELMRLKPSFARKLNPDGSSPIHLAVQEDHERLVIRMINVDRELVRVQGKNCNTPLHCAADKGNVELIVEFLLACPESILDVNARKQSALHLAVQQNDIHTVKVMLEWLKLLDAQFILGWTDDQSDSILHIAARKNNVEMVKMLIPKIDMHARNSDNESARDIFEAQNPDLLPNDKKVTIMQWLVRQKSHYNATLYCDTNDNTSLKESLRKGFPWHKRWILSNHRHISLVDKNGVLVVAVLIATTAYQAVIQLPPIFDPASIAYTTHYYFFIFQLFNTTAFVAAMSLIFILLPPGITYVLQLIIPIIVCYFVGLYLSNLETGLFMISLFLFLWQFVRFGRRDRNGRRERHFLLRHGASFSRELEKKGYKYETAI, encoded by the exons ATGGCGTTCCATTTGTTCCGCTCAGAAATCACTATGAAGGCGATTACGAAGTCGATTCACAAGCTGAATAAGGTTGCTGAGGCGGGGGATATTGAAGAATTATATCATTCGATTCGGGAGGAACCATATATCCTAGAGAATATCGATAAAATCCCTTTCATTGACACACCTTTGCATATAGCTGCTAAGGCAGGACATATTCCTTTCACAGTTGAACTGATGAGGCTTAAACCATCTTTTGCTCGAAAGCTGAATCCAGATGGCTCTAGCCCCATCCACCTCGCGGTGCAAGAAGATCATGAACGTCTTGTGATTCGTATGATAAACGTTGACAGAGAACTAGTCCGCGTGCAAGGGAAAAACTGCAACACTCCCTTGCATTGTGCGGCTGACAAAGGAAATGTTGAACTTATCGTTGAGTTTTTGTTGGCTTGTCCAGAATCGATTCTTGACGTCAATGCCAGGAAACAGAGTGCCCTGCATCTTGCTGTTCAGCAAAATGATATTCACACTGTTAAGGTTATGCTGGAATGGTTGAAATTGCTTGATGCTCAATTTATTTTGGGGTGGACTGATGATCAAAGCGATTCTATTTTGCATATAGCAGCTCGCAAAAACAATGTTGAA ATGGTAAAGATGTTAATTCCAAAGATTGACATGCACGCGAGGAACTCTGATAACGAGAGTGCTCGGGACATTTTTGAAGCTCAAAACCCAGACCTATTACCGAATGATAAGAAGGTGACAATAATGCAGTGGTTGGTTAggcaaaaatcacattacaatGCAACGCTTTATTGTGATACCAACGATAACACGTCGCTGAAAGAGTCCTTGAGAAAAGGATTTCCATGGCACAAAAGGTGGATACTATCAAACCATCGGCACATATCATTAGTAGATAAAAATGGTGTCCTAGTGGTTGCAGTGCTTATAGCAACCACAGCATATCAAGCTGTGATTCAACTTCCACCAATTTTCGACCCAGCCTCAATAGCTTATACAACACACTATTATTTTTTCATCTTCCAATTATTCAATACTACAGCTTTTGTTGCAGCCATGTCCTTGATTTTTATACTACTGCCTCCTGGCATTACGTATGTGCTGCAACTCATTATTCCTATCATCGTGTGCTACTTTGTTGGGCTCTATCTCTCGAACCTTGAGACCGGGCTCTTTATGATTTCACTCTTCTTGTTTCTTTGGCAATTTGTGAGGTTTGGGAGAAGGGATAGAAATGGCAGGAGAGAGAGACACTTTCTACTGAGGCACGGTGCAAGTTTTAGCAGGGAATTGGAGAAGAAAGGGTATAAGTATGAAACGGCTATTTGA